GGGATAGCGCCTGGCCAGTTTGACCATGAGCCGATCGCGGAAGGTCTTGGCCATGACAGACGCGGCGGAGATGGCCGGAACGGAACCGTCGCCCCTGATGACGGCCTCCTGGGGGATATCCAGGCGCAACGCATGGAACGGCACGGTCTTGTCGCCGTCGATGCGCAAAAATTTCGGCTGCACCTTCATGGTTCGCACGGCCCTGGCCATGGCCAGAAACGTGGCCTGCAGGATGTTGACCTGATCGATCTCCCCGGACCAGGAAACGCCCACGGCCCAGGCCACGGCCTGATTGCGGATGAGGTCATAGAGGACTTCCCGCTTTTCCGCGGTGAGCTGCTTGGAGTCGTTCAACCCCGGCAGGTCGTACTCCGCAGGCAGGATGCACGCCCCGGCCACCACCGGCCCGGCCAGGCATCCCCGCCCTGCCTCGTCCACCCCGGCGATCTCGTCGGGCGCAAAGCCTTTTCTGTCGAACAGAATAATCTGGGTCATCAGTTTCCTCCGGGCCTATGTCTGCCCCAAAACCCGGAAAATAGCCACCTTCCATGATCGCGACAACACCGTACCGAGAACGAAGTCTCACAAAGCCCTTTAGGTTGAAAAACATGCCGATAATAGTGTACGGATAGATTCGACTCTGGCTCCACCACCCTCACTCAAGGAGAACACCGCATGAGAATCCTCTTCTCGATACTCTGCCTTACCCTGCTGTGCCCGGTCCAGACTTGGGCCAGCGGCCTTGAACTGTTACAACCCAAGACCAAGACAATGGAAGCAACCATGGTGCAGACCGGAGCAGCCGTACAGCTGTCGCAGTTCACCGTGACCAGAGGCAACGGACGGACCGACTGGTTCGTGACCGTGACAAATACCTCGAAAAGGAATCTCCCCCGAAACACCATTGCCGTGCGCGGCACGCAATACGATCATAAGGGAACCGCCTCACCGGCAGGCGACCAGTTCACCTTGGCCCAGGATCTCAGGCCGGGCCGGTCGCTCAACTTGCAGCGGCAATTCTCCCAGACTCCAGGCATTGCCAGAGTCACCATCGAGATCATCGACACCCGAAACAACACGGTGTTGGGCACAGGCACCTTCAGCGCATCCACCGCCAATCCGGGCAATATCGAAACCCCGGCAGCAACCGGCGTTGCCGCGACAGCAGGGAACGCCATGGGACATAGCGTCGGGGCCAATGTCCAAAAGGACGTGCTCGAAGGCCCCAACCTGGTATTGACCATAGCCGAAACCGTTGTCGACAAGAAGCTTCGCAAACTCAAACTGACGGTGTCCAATCAGGGAACAACCTCTGTCAACCTGAACCGATACAAGATTGAGCTTCAGGGTCACCAGATGTTTCGCCCAGCACAGTCCATGGACATCAATTTCTCGCAAACGGTCCAGCCCGGCGCACAGGTTTCCCAGACCATAGGCGAATTCGAACACAGCAACTGTTCCAACTTCACCCATTACACCGTCACGGCCAACGACAGCGGCTCGCCAATGGTTTTCAACGGTCGCTTAGACCTTTCCCCGCCACAGATCGCCGTCAAGCTCATCGGCATGACAGTGAAATACTCGGACAAAGCCAGAGGATTCGAACAGAATATCGGCGACGAGTTTTCCATCACCGTGGATGTGACCAACAATTCGGACCGCTGGCTCATCAACCCCAGCGCAATGGGCACCATGGCCGTCGACGGCGGCAAGCATCCATACCCGTTCGATATGCCCGTTCAGCTTGCACTCGCTCCGGGCCAAAAACAGCGGGTCAAGATACAGTTTCCCATCAACCAAATGAGTGCCTTCACCACCCTTTACAGTGACGATCTTGAACTCTGGAGAATCAAACCTACCTGGGCCCGCGCAACCCTGTACCTTGGCAGCTCCCTATACTGTGGCGTCCAGACCATGGACGGCAACGTCATCCACGCTGAGTGGAAACAGTAACCTCCGCACCCCTTCAACACCAATTGCCCGGAGTGTCAAAAGACACTCCGGGCAGATATATCGCATTAGTTCCTGTAATTTTTTGGAGAAGTGGTGGGCTGTGCCGATGCAAACGAAATCCGGGGCCGCCGCGTATTCCCATACGCAAGGGGCCGGGTTTCAAGAGCAGCGGTGCAGAATGCCGCACATCCGAAAGTTCAAGCACAAAAGCCCGGAGTGTCAAAAGACACTCCGGGCAGATATATCGCATTAGTTCCTGTAATTTTTTGGAGAAGTGGTGGGCTGTGCCGATGCGAACGAAATCCGGGGCCGCCGCGTATTCCCATACGCAAGGGTCCGGGTTTCGAGAGCAGCGGTGCAGAACGCCGCTTATCCGAAAAATTACTCCCAGATCTGCTTGGACTTGATGCGGGCGGCCTTACCGCGCAGATTGCGCAGGTAGTAAATGCGGCTGCGACGGACCTTGCCCTCGGAGACCACTTCAACGCGGTCGATGTAGGGGGAGTTCGTGGGGAACACGCGCTCAACACCGATACCGTCGGAAATCTTGCGGACGGTGAAAGTGGCGTTGGTGGTACCGCGACGACGACGCAGGACCGCGCCCTGGAAGACCTGGATGCGTTCTTTTTCGCCCTCAATGATCCGGTAGTGAACCTTGACGGTGTCACCGGCCTTGAAGTCGGGCATATCCAAACGGATGTGTTCGGATTCGATTCTCTTGATGATGTCCATGGTAATCTCCTAAATTCTTAATACTCATCCGCGACAAGCCGGTCGACGATGATCGCCACCGCGCTTCTTACCGACAGATGGTTGTAGTCATCCAAATACCTGAGCGGTCGTAAAATGCCGTCCGTTTTGGAGAGGACTTCTTCCGCCAGACCGTGTCCAGTTCCAAAGATCAACAATACTGGAGAGTTGGCGAGCCAGTTCTGCACTTCTCCGTAGGTCAGGGCAGGCTGGGCTTCCCTGCGACGATCCAGCCGCGCTGAAGTGGCCGCGAGGCGGGGACATTGCCCTGTTTGCGCTTCGATGTCAAGGACCGCCGAATCGATATCATCAAAAACCTTGACCTTGGAAAAGGCCTCGGCGCGGTCCGGGTTTGCCTGGCTGCCCGCCCCCTGTTTCCAGTGCGACAGCAGCTTTCCCGCCAGCGATTTCTGGTCCTCGATGGGCGTGGTGGCATAGAATCCGCCCAGGCCGTAACTCCGGGCCACCCGCGCCATGTCGTGCAGGTCCAGGTTGGTCACGGAGACCGCGACCTTCTCACCGAACTTGTTGACCACCGGGTAGTGACACAGTGCTATGTACAGGTTGCGCCCCAGCCGGGTCCGCGGCTGCCGGCGCAGAAAATCGACGTCCTCCACCGTGAGGCTCGCGCCGGGCAACAGGTCCGGACGATCCGCAATGGTGGCGGAAAGGCTGCACTCCCGCCGCCAGGCCGCAATTTTGGCATGATCCCCGGAACGCAGCACCTCGGGCACCCTGAGTCCATCATGGTCTTCGGGGCGCGTGTAGTGGGGGTATTCCAACAGTCCGGCGGAAAAGGATTCCTCGTCCCCGGAATCCTCATGCCCCATGAAGCCGGGCAAAAGACGCGCCACGGATTCCATGAGACAGACCGCGCCGGCCTCGCCGCCGTTGAGCACGAAATCGCCCACGGACACCAGCTCGATGGGGTAGAGGTCGAGCAGGCGCTCGTCAATGCCCTCGTAGCGGCCGCAGATGAGGGTCAGGTCGTCTTCCAGGGCCAACTCCCGAGCCTTGGCCTGGTTGAGCGGCTTGCCGCGCGGCGAGAGCATCAGGATGCGCCCCCTGGTCTCGATGGAATCCAGGGCCGCGATCATGGGATCGAGCTTGAGCAACATGCCGGGTCCGCCGCCGAACGGTCTGTCGTCAACGGATTTATGGACCCCGCCCGCGAACCGGCGCACATCCACATGGTCGAGATTGACCAACCCGGTTTCCACGGCCTTGCCCATGAGCCCGCTTGAAAGCGGGGACTCGAAATAGTGCGGAAAGATGGAGACGAGATGGAAATTCATGATGTCTTGGGTTGTTTTTGGCGCAAAGGACGGGGCTTTTTCTTCTTGGGGGGCTCGGCATTGAGATAGAGGTCCAGCAACCCCTCGGGCGGCTCGATGACGATGGTCTCGGTGTCGAGATCAACGTCCAATACGAATTCGGGCACGGCGGGCAGCAGGATTTCCGCGCCCTCCGAGTTGACGATGACCCAGGTGTCCTGCTCGCCGGTCTCGTAATACCCTTTCAGTTCGCCCACTTCGGTCTGGTCCGGAAGCACCACCCGGCAGCCGATCATCTGGTAGAAATAATGCTCGTCCCCTTCCAGTTCCGGCAGGTCCTCTTCACGGATCAACACCTCCAGACCACGCAGGGCCTCGGCCTGATCGCGATCTGTCACACCCTTGAGCGTGAGCAGGACCAGCCCCTTGTGTTCGCGCCAGGCAGTGGCGCTCACCGGCCGTGGCGGCTTGTCGCCGTCCCGGAGATACAGGGGGTCCACAGCACCGAAAAGGGACGGGGAGTCCGCATAACTTTTTATGCAGAGCTCCCCTCGAATTCCGTGCGGTTTTACAACCCCGCCCACAGGGATGAACCCGGACTGTCGCATAGTCACCATCTGTTTGGTTACTGCAAAAGACCCAAACCCTCACGCAGTAGAACCGCGCTCCGGCCTTGGGTCTTCATTGCGCCTCGCATCCCGCCCTTCAAGGCGGAATTGCGGACGTGCAAATTCAAGACGTTCTCAAACGAGAAAGTTACTCGAGAATCTCCAGAACGGAGCGTTTCCGCACCTTGGTGGAGGCGGCACCGAGCAGCGTGCGCATGGCTCTCGCCGTGCGGCCCTGCTTGCCGATGACCTTGCCAAGGTCTTCCTTGGCCACCTTCAACTCGATTACCGAGGTCTGCTCGCCTTCAACTTCCGAAACATGCACTTCGTCCGGGTTGTCCACCAGGGACTTGGCAATGTACTCAATCATCTCTTTCAACATGACGTCACCTCCGGTGCTGGCGCGTTGCCGCGCGCCATGAACATGAGTTGCCAAACGTGGTCCGGACCCTACAGGCCGACTCCCAGAGTCTGCCTGCTCAAAAGCGCAAGGCTATTTTCCGGCTTTTTTCAGCAGGGAACGAACGGTGTTGCTGGGCTCGGCGCCCTTGGCCAACCACTTCTCGATCTTTTCCACATCAAGCACGACTTCGTTCGGCTCGACCATGGGATTGTAATGCCCGAGGTATTCCACAGGGCGTCCATCACGACGGACAGTGCTGTCGAGAGCTACCACGCGGTAGAAAGGACGCTTCTTGGAACCCATCCGGGTCAATCTGATTTTCATTGCCATGATACTTATCTCCCAATATTTGATTAATACGTTTTTGCCCACTCTATGGCAAGTTAATATCATTAAAAGACGAAGGGTCTTTTACTGTCTATTTTTTCTTCTTTTTCTTGTTCTTCTTGTTCAGCTTTTTCTTGTTCCGCGCCTTCAGGGTCTTCTTGGAAAGGGCCTTCCTGCCGGTCTCTTCCTCCATGCCGGGCATCCCGGGCATTCCCGGCATACCGGGCATCCCGCCAAGCGCACTCATGTCAGGCATGCCGCCGCCCAGGCCGGGCAGCTTGGGAAGGCCGAACTTTCCCTTCTTCTTGCCGCCACCCATCATGGCCTGCATGACCTTGCTCATCTGCTTGAAATTCTTGATGAGCACGTTGACGTCAGCGACCTTCATGCCCGCGCCTTTGGCGATGCGCTCCTTGCGGCTGGCATTGATGAGATCGGGTTGGCGGCGTTCCTTCATGGTCATGGAGGAAATGAGCGCTTCGGTGCGCTTCATCTCGTCCTCGGGCATGACGTTGTCACCCATCTGCTTCATGATGTTGCCCATGCCGGGAATCATCTTGAGCAGCCCTTCCATGCTTCCGAGCTTCTTGAGCTTCTTCATGTGGCCGAGGAAATCTTCGAAATCGAATTCCGCCTTGGCCATCTTTTCGGCCATGGCCTTGGCTTCATCCTCGTTGATCTCGCTCTGGGCCTTCTCGATGAGCGTCATCATGTCGCCCATGCCGAGAATACGGGAAGCAATGCGGTCGGGATGGAAAAGCTCCAGTTCAGTGAGCTTCTCGCCCACACCCACGAATTTGACCGACTTGCCGGTCACGGTCTTGATGGACAGGGCTGCGCCGCCTCGGGCGTCACCGTCCATCTTGGTCAGGACCACACCGGAAATGCCGAGCTTCTCGTTGAAGCTGGCGGCAACGGTCACGGCGTCCTGGCCGGTCATGGCGTCGGCCACGAACAAAATTTCCTGCGGGTTGCACTCGTTCTTGATGTTCTCAAGCTCGTCCATCAAGGTTTCGTCGATATGCAGACGGCCTGCGGTGTCAAAGAGCACCAGATCGCAGCCCAATTCCTCGGCCTTGACCAACGCATCCTTGCAGATGTCCACCGGGTTCATGCCCGTGGTGGACGGGTAAACAGGCACGTCAAGCTGCCGGGCCAGGGTCTGCAACTGCTCAATGGCAGCCGGGCGATAGACGTCCGCAGGCACCAGATACGGCTTCTTGCCGTGCTGCTGCCGCATGAAGAGCGCGATCTTGCCCGAGGAAGTAGTCTTACCCGAGCCCTGGAGGCCGACCATCATCAGCTTCAGGGGCTTGGCCTTGAGGTCCAGCCCCTGCTGTTCTCCGCCAAGAAGCTCGATCAGCTCCTCGTTGACGATCTTGATAAAG
This region of Pseudodesulfovibrio sp. S3 genomic DNA includes:
- a CDS encoding ribonuclease HII, which translates into the protein MTQIILFDRKGFAPDEIAGVDEAGRGCLAGPVVAGACILPAEYDLPGLNDSKQLTAEKREVLYDLIRNQAVAWAVGVSWSGEIDQVNILQATFLAMARAVRTMKVQPKFLRIDGDKTVPFHALRLDIPQEAVIRGDGSVPAISAASVMAKTFRDRLMVKLARRYPGYGISLHMGYGTKVHVEAIQKLGPCKLHRMTFKKVRVEQKAQEQASLF
- the rplS gene encoding 50S ribosomal protein L19, translated to MDIIKRIESEHIRLDMPDFKAGDTVKVHYRIIEGEKERIQVFQGAVLRRRRGTTNATFTVRKISDGIGVERVFPTNSPYIDRVEVVSEGKVRRSRIYYLRNLRGKAARIKSKQIWE
- the trmD gene encoding tRNA (guanosine(37)-N1)-methyltransferase TrmD, with translation MNFHLVSIFPHYFESPLSSGLMGKAVETGLVNLDHVDVRRFAGGVHKSVDDRPFGGGPGMLLKLDPMIAALDSIETRGRILMLSPRGKPLNQAKARELALEDDLTLICGRYEGIDERLLDLYPIELVSVGDFVLNGGEAGAVCLMESVARLLPGFMGHEDSGDEESFSAGLLEYPHYTRPEDHDGLRVPEVLRSGDHAKIAAWRRECSLSATIADRPDLLPGASLTVEDVDFLRRQPRTRLGRNLYIALCHYPVVNKFGEKVAVSVTNLDLHDMARVARSYGLGGFYATTPIEDQKSLAGKLLSHWKQGAGSQANPDRAEAFSKVKVFDDIDSAVLDIEAQTGQCPRLAATSARLDRRREAQPALTYGEVQNWLANSPVLLIFGTGHGLAEEVLSKTDGILRPLRYLDDYNHLSVRSAVAIIVDRLVADEY
- the rimM gene encoding ribosome maturation factor RimM (Essential for efficient processing of 16S rRNA); amino-acid sequence: MVTMRQSGFIPVGGVVKPHGIRGELCIKSYADSPSLFGAVDPLYLRDGDKPPRPVSATAWREHKGLVLLTLKGVTDRDQAEALRGLEVLIREEDLPELEGDEHYFYQMIGCRVVLPDQTEVGELKGYYETGEQDTWVIVNSEGAEILLPAVPEFVLDVDLDTETIVIEPPEGLLDLYLNAEPPKKKKPRPLRQKQPKTS
- a CDS encoding KH domain-containing protein → MLKEMIEYIAKSLVDNPDEVHVSEVEGEQTSVIELKVAKEDLGKVIGKQGRTARAMRTLLGAASTKVRKRSVLEILE
- the rpsP gene encoding 30S ribosomal protein S16 translates to MAMKIRLTRMGSKKRPFYRVVALDSTVRRDGRPVEYLGHYNPMVEPNEVVLDVEKIEKWLAKGAEPSNTVRSLLKKAGK
- the ffh gene encoding signal recognition particle protein, with protein sequence MFESLQERLGSTFSRLGGKKTLDENNIKEGLREVRLALLEADVNFKVVKQFVDQVKERALGDEVLKGLDPGQHFIKIVNEELIELLGGEQQGLDLKAKPLKLMMVGLQGSGKTTSSGKIALFMRQQHGKKPYLVPADVYRPAAIEQLQTLARQLDVPVYPSTTGMNPVDICKDALVKAEELGCDLVLFDTAGRLHIDETLMDELENIKNECNPQEILFVADAMTGQDAVTVAASFNEKLGISGVVLTKMDGDARGGAALSIKTVTGKSVKFVGVGEKLTELELFHPDRIASRILGMGDMMTLIEKAQSEINEDEAKAMAEKMAKAEFDFEDFLGHMKKLKKLGSMEGLLKMIPGMGNIMKQMGDNVMPEDEMKRTEALISSMTMKERRQPDLINASRKERIAKGAGMKVADVNVLIKNFKQMSKVMQAMMGGGKKKGKFGLPKLPGLGGGMPDMSALGGMPGMPGMPGMPGMEEETGRKALSKKTLKARNKKKLNKKNKKKKKK